A window of the Brassica napus cultivar Da-Ae chromosome A2, Da-Ae, whole genome shotgun sequence genome harbors these coding sequences:
- the LOC106393344 gene encoding uncharacterized protein LOC106393344, whose protein sequence is MELNCGTYDLSISFGIAELFGFLCANWRKQSIHSDSHIPSSSSMRVRYGDEDSNRECDILDIGRYVMKIPFITFQIILFMSLKGTSASPKNIPILVLFVPLFLLQGATVLFVTYTSVVKSVLWIYNVGGPYGRYLARSLAHVFLRFFQHCKRLLGWWSINNKESKEEQVSLHSGEAIGCNTLSPEVVKKMPKSDLVEEVCRLKAALSEQTDSTQQEKNLCKVCFEYPVNVVLFPCRHHVLCSTCCMKCTTCPICRVLITHRVPVYDV, encoded by the exons ATGGAG TTGAATTGTGGGACTTATGACTTATCTATAAGCTTTGG CATAGCAGAGTTATTTGGGTTTCTCTGCGCAAACTGGAGGAAACAGTCAATCCATAGTGATTCACACATACCTAGCTCATCTTCAATGAGAGTAAGATATGGGGATGAGGACAGCAACAGAGAATGCGACATCCTTGATATTGGTAGATATGTAATGAAAATCCCATTCATTACCTTTCAAATCATCCTTTTCATGAGCTTAAAG GGAACATCTGCTTCCCCCAAGAACATTCCGATTTTAGTTCTGTTTGTACCTCTTTTTCTGCTACAAGGAGCTACGGTGCTTTTTGTTACATATACTTCGGTGGTGAAGTCTGTCTTGTGGATTTATAATGTTGGTGGTCCTTATGGAAGATATTTAGCGAGATCATTGGCTCATGTATTCCTGAGATTCTTTCAACATTGTAAAAG ATTACTTGGCTGGTGGTCTATCAACAATAAAGAAAGTAAGGAGGAACAAGTTAGTCTCCACAGTGGAGAAGCTATAGG atgCAACACATTATCACCAGAGGTTGTGAAGAAAATGCCAAAGTCTGATCTTGTTGAAGAG GTATGTAGATTAAAAGCTGCATTGAGTGAGCAAACCGATAGCACCCAGCAGGAGAAGAATCTTTGCAAAGTTTGCTTTGAGTATCCAGTCAACGTGGTTCTATTCCCATGTAGACATCATGTCCTCTGCAG CACGTGCTGCATGAAATGCACGACATGTCCGATATGTCGTGTATTGATTACGCATCGTGTGCCTGTATACGATGTGTAG